The proteins below come from a single Rosa rugosa chromosome 2, drRosRugo1.1, whole genome shotgun sequence genomic window:
- the LOC133733463 gene encoding probable purine permease 4 gives MPPSADMTPHTPKNKGSLPLLVMNYLLLFVGSVSATLLSKYYFIHKGSSIWVATWVQCAGFPLLLPPIILPYFLNLTTRRPFTQFTSKIFSISIFVGLMLGLNNLLFSVGNSNLPVSTSSLLLSSQLVFNLLLSVLIVKQKVTFSNLNCVILLTVSSILLALGSSHDKPPGLTRGKYFVGFFSTIGAGLLFALYLPIMEKVYRKVDCYSMMMEMQAVMEAAATVLSTALMVWNGAFGGMVREGRELFDKGERVYWVTVAFNVVTWQLCFMGTAGMVFLTTSLTGGICMTALMGMNVLGGVVVYGDKFGGVKAVSTVLCVWGFCSYVYGIYMKSKKIREDDDDEDRTEMIEMGRNPSVRNGEIHV, from the coding sequence ATGCCCCCATCCGCCGATATGACCCCCCACACTCCCAAAAACAAAGGCTCTCTCCCCTTGTTGGTGATGAACTACCTCCTCCTCTTTGTTGGCTCTGTCTCAGCCACTCTCCTCTCCAAATACTATTTCATTCATAAAGGCTCAAGCATTTGGGTCGCTACATGGGTTCAGTGTGCTggctttcctcttcttctcccccCAATTATCCTCCCTTATTTCCTCAACCTCACCACCAGAAGACCCTTCACCCAATTCACCTCCAAAAtcttctccatctccatcttcgTGGGCCTTATGTTGGGCCTCAACAACCTCCTGTTCTCCGTCGGCAACTCCAACCTCCCGGTCTCCACCTCTTCCCTCCTTCTCTCCTCCCAACTCGTCTTCAACCTCCTCCTCTCCGTACTCATCGTCAAACAGAAGGTCACATTCTCCAACCTTAACTGCGTCATCCTCCTAACTGTCAGCTCCATCCTCTTAGCCCTTGGCTCGAGCCACGACAAGCCTCCCGGTCTGACACGTGGAAAGTACTTCGTCGGATTCTTCTCCACCATCGGCGCCGGCTTGCTCTTCGCTCTCTACCTCCCCATCATGGAAAAAGTCTACAGAAAAGTCGACTGCTACTCCATGATGATGGAAATGCAGGCGGTGATGGAGGCCGCCGCGACGGTGTTGTCGACGGCGTTGATGGTGTGGAACGGTGCGTTTGGTGGCATGGTGAGGGAGGGGAGGGAGCTGTTTGACAAGGGAGAGAGGGTATATTGGGTGACGGTGGCGTTTAACGTCGTGACGTGGCAGCTGTGCTTTATGGGGACGGCGGGGATGGTTTTCTTGACGACGTCGCTGACCGGCGGGATATGCATGACGGCGTTGATGGGGATGAACGTTTTGGGGGGAGTGGTGGTTTACGGGGACAAGTTTGGTGGGGTGAAAGCGGTTTCGACTGTGCTTTGTGTATGGGGGTTCTGTTCTTATGTGTACGGGATTTACATGAAGTCGAAGAAGATTAGGGAGGACGACGACGACGAGGACCGCACCGAGATGATAGAGATGGGTAGAAATCCGAGTGTACGTAACGGTGAAATTCATGTTTGA